The nucleotide window TTCTGTCATGACACCCAGCATCCAAAATGTATTTCCGACATCAACATCCCAGCAGTTAGTCCCTGAGTTGAAGCCCTCAGATCCCAGAACAGCTACATACTCATCAAATCTTTCTGGATTATCAGGACGATTCTGTATCTCATCACTGAATATCACACGGGTCAGATCTTTAGACAGGACAAGTAGTGGGTGAGCAGTGATGGGATTCAGAGTCACAGgagctgaagagagaaaaacacacacatgaggtttgGTAGAGAAGATACAGGtctgatattttatattcagaagttAGGATTGATATGactgaataaacacaaatattgttatttattaatacatgtttCTGTTTATGATAACTCACTATAGTAAACAATCTCCAGCATCTTTCTCAGACTGTaaactttgctgcagtttctatGCTATCATCacaaattcattattcaaattattattacatgtacGTGTGTGAGAGACTCACTATAGTGAATAATCTCCagcatcttctcccagactgtgaacttcaggttctccaggtgtttctccacatggatcagggctcctgaaagcctctctggatgctccagtctgcactgggttctggaataacattcaggagtcagagctgctgtgggtttgggtTCAGAACCACAGAGATGAAAGAGAAGCCTGTCACTTACCTTGTAATGGTGGTTCTGTAGTTCTGAGAAACAGGAATatgccagttattattaataaaatctataaaaatcctggtagagcaagaacagtcttggtacctgcaggaatgagacgtcttcagctcccatctcctcttctatggctctgattgtgtctgaaagagatgatatctctctactcatcttctccatcttctccttcatcatctgactcttctgctcctcttcctccctcagtgctgctatcctggctgcttcttcatatcgtagaaactggtgaagcttctgaaactcctccttaatcctcctctctgtgtgttgggtctggatctgtgtgtgattaacgttgatattgttaatattctgttTACAGTCTTTGTTCTTATTGCTAAATTGTAGCTGTACagtattatttatattcagtgtttgtaatgttgtattttattattttacttgaatctGCTCTGCTGTTTGATTCCAGGTAAATTTAACGTCTTTAAAGTTCTCCAGCGTCTCCTGTAGGGGCTTCAGTTTAatcttcagattctcctgaaaaaaaacaggaagattCATCATGTAACAGACCTGAAACCTTCAGCTCAGTATTgggtttgttttaaaagtgtgttgctagaaaatattatattatattttttaaataattgatcaTATATTTAAACAGGTTGATGAAGACAAAAGTTTGACTGATTATAACGACCATAACTGTATAATTTTTTGATGATACCTTAAATTCCACTGCTGCTTCATCTACAGGCTGGaatctgtggtttctgtgtttggctgaatcccgacacaccaaacacacaagctgctgaTCCTCCAGACAGAAGAGTTTGAGTTTCTCACCGTGTTGACTGCAGAGAACTTCAGACCCTGCTGAAGATCTCTGGATCTTTTCTACTGAGAAGGACTCACACAGGTTCTTTAAAGCAAGAttaagatgatttttttttgagctCCTTCTTCTACAGACTGGACATTCTCGAGATCCTTTACTCTCCCAGAACTTCTGCAGACAAACTTTACAGACGCTGTGACTACAGGACAGGAGGAGAGGATCCTTGAAGATTTcacagcacacaggacaggagaaaTCCTCTTCTGAGAAAGATTTTgaagccattttcttttccaaagaCCAGACCTGCTGGTTTAACTTTTACTTTCCCTGTTGAGAAGAATCTTGACTGTAACTCATTTTATTCCATCTATAATCCTCACGATCAaaatctgcagcactgcagcttACTTCCAGTTTACAGAATATTAGTTtgtactgtaacataacatggagtttacaaatgttgaataaaatacCTGAACGGCAGGATCGTCTTCACTTCCTTCTTCTGGAAAAGCAAACAGAGGGAGGAGCTTTGTTCTATAAAGCTTGCGATTGGTCAGTATTATTCATGTTCACTGATTAGCTGGGAGCTTCTGTTTGgataaaaaagaacatgcagCCCAAAAATAAGAGTTATGAGCAGTAgattgaaaatgaatgaatttgtggACTGGATacctggactggactggacagGAATTCAGCTCGATGTGTCACAGACAGATTCTGGTCCCAGTCACACCGGGTGGAACCGACataaacagtttacatttatggattttatcagacgcccttatacagagaaacttacaatcaaATGAAGCTGAACTATTTCAATATGTTTGGTTTGAAATAATGTGAAGGAAGTAGAACAtcctaaatcaaatgaatcatatGGAACCAATGTCCATTATTCAATGACAGGTCAACTATTATTAAACTCTTTCTTCTATATCGGTCTCAGTGTCCccaaatactgtatgtgaagtctgTTTCAAATTACAGCCAATTTAAACAGTCTCACAATGATACTTCCCAGGACGcaacatttctgtgtctgtagttttaaatgcaaatgaagatgagagaggcgggacgaggaggagagcagcctatagaagttgaggggcattcgaggaaattatgtcatcaacacttcctgtttggcacatttttgccatttttccagaaaaaaattattaacccAATGGTTTTTCAGAGTCTCACATTGTGGAACTAAatgtttgtgctcatttttacatccaatcatttAACAATTTGGACGTTTTCAAGgcatgatggtcagtggagtgacattttaggggaggggtgggaaaggggtgggtaacctttccccttatgatgtcataaggggagaaattccataTACGACCATCTGGTCTGCTGCTCTCTGCACAGTGAAGCAGATGacagtagtgattaaaatatactttatgtcaaaaatgattgatgacatatctgtatgaggaaaaagcgcgtgatttatgaccatctacccttctacattctccccttctccccttctccactggacactgaacactgtgcgcgtaatttatggcctcctagccttctgccttctccaccggaccccagcgcgtaatttatgacctccttcccttctccctgacCCTTCTCTAACCCCAACCCATACAGGTTCTGTTAAGTCATGGCTGTTAGACTGAATGGTGCATCTGATGCTGTTGAAGACTGTTGttggatcgacaaactgggtgacagtctggggttgcagaatttgacatacatgcctgGACCATTGGTAGACATCCCGTTGTtgcaaacctctgatgagaagccaccaccggcggcgacacatgtgggcgatgtctcaaacccgtgggatggcgacgaattgacttgttccacactaaaagcttttaaaaccataaagtttTGCGTTTGCAGAATCCTCCAAAACATTGTCGGACGACTGCTACGGGAAACCTGTTATGGCtgcatggtggaccatccgagtcagacccaacacccgtgtctctatgagccggagggatatttctacattaccaacatggacaagataaagcagagacttttccagcctgagacacaccacctcatcacaaacgttctaacagcgtgcggcctctatgtacatcctcagaaaatcaatggtgctgtgggggcgctggcctacgaattagaagatgaacctttctttttccagaggctggatcagatgactgagaggcttgctgactcacaaagtgctgatgtaatttatgaagcgctaaagagctggggtgagaagactgttctgtaaacatgggtttcagtctgtcaaaagattttgttaaatctgaactaACATCATTGTTGTGTAATGTTATTGCGGATGAAGTGTTTGATTTTAACAGTGTTTATGTGACATCTAGCATACGTTTGGACAATCTCAAAAAACACATGACGTTAGCCAGAAGAAATTCTATAGTATGGTGTAATCTTGTAcacatgtgtgtaaatggtgaCGGATGTTGTCATGCGTCTATATGTAGGATCATAGAAAGCATGTTGTGTAATCATAGTTTTAAAATAGGCCCGATCATAAAGTTGTGTGCTTACGTAACCGATGTTTGTATTGTTAAACTGCgtgaaaatgtcatgatgaatgtttataccATCGTCGAGACGCTGGTTTCATACCTTATTGAGAGAGATTTAGatatatgtgtgaaatttttacaatacctcgacaacgcataatttgaaaataaataatgtgtaacCATAATagaatgtgtcattatttcacgaagcaacccatcatgactgaccttttaaaaacatactactatacgccagacagcgagggctccttcggtggtaaaacaaggttaaaagatgccgtgtttaaaaatacaggggtcaggttgtctaataagacggtttctgactggttatcaggggaggatgcatacacgttacacaaaccagcgcgtttaaaatacaagcggaatagagtcgtggtgtatggtatagacaaacaattccaagcagatcttgttgacatgtctatgtattcaaaggaaaacgatggttataaattcatgttaacgtgtatagatgtttttagtaaacatgcgtgggctcgtattttaaaaaacaagaccggagctgaggtgactagagcatttgaaactattctaaaggatggacgagtacctcaaaaattacagaccgatcgaggaaaggagtttttcaacaaaggatttcaaaatctaatgagaaaacacagcatcacccattttgccacaggtagcgaattaaaggcaagcgttatcgaacgttttaacaggactattaagggtagaatgtggcgatatctgacatcggtcaattctaaaaggtatatagacgtacttcctgatttaataaaatcatacaatgccagctaccatcgtagcattaaaatgaaacctgcacaggtctgctctacaaatgaagcaggagtgtttcagtcattgtacggtgtgaacgatgcgaagcagaaaaatgttacgttcaattacaaaacaggcgacattgtaagaatttctaaagcaagaggtgcattcacgaaaggatatgaacaaaacttcacagatgaattctttactatatcagcatgtatcccgcgtaatccaccggtctacaaattggtagattatgacggcgatataatagacggtaccttttatgaagaagaattgcaaaagatcaaactaatcagtaataaaccgtttaaagttgagaaaattttggaaaggaagaacatggggaaaagacgTATGGTCTTTGCgaagtggttggggtggcctgaaaaatttaactcttgggttgatgaaaaagacgtagtagatgtttaaatagtttgttccagaatcagtctttcattcacgatAAAACAACGCCATGGGGGACGATggcttttatgtaaccctgccgtgtaatgcctcacagagcgtatatcctgataataccatatcaaagtataggaccaaactcgcgaaacctattattttaaagggcgattgggaagtagcgctgattgaattccagtacccgcgatcatggccgacttttggagaggatgacaaaatcatctttttgaccaataatataacaggggagagattgaatgttacaatacgcgtaggttattacacaagcattacagacatagtcaaagagataagcggctataccagggtacacggcgttacatttggttatgatgaccttattaataaggtttatgtctattcgaacaaacctgtcaccatagcgatatcaggcaatcttaggattattttaggatttaagaataacgaattttttgacgcaagcattactgtggatccgttgagtcgagcatatgcatcatatccggccgacctgtatggtggcgaatatagcctttttgtctatacagactttatagaatatcaggcggtgggtgactattttgtaccccttctacgatgtgtacatataaccgggaaaaacaaagagtttgtcacagtcaagtatgacagagcgcactacgtacgtgtttcgaaatcacacatcagcgatatagctgtagaagtgaaatcagatcagaattgtgtcataccatttaagtacggcaaggtggttacaaaactacacttcagacccacgaaacaatctcaaagaatttgagaaactatgaaggcttttaatccgtacacgatagaccctcatcgttatgtgacgtattatca belongs to Denticeps clupeoides chromosome 9, fDenClu1.1, whole genome shotgun sequence and includes:
- the LOC114797459 gene encoding zinc-binding protein A33-like → MASKSFSEEDFSCPVCCEIFKDPLLLSCSHSVCKVCLQKFWESKGSRECPVCRRRSSKKNHLNLALKNLCESFSVEKIQRSSAGSEVLCSQHGEKLKLFCLEDQQLVCLVCRDSAKHRNHRFQPVDEAAVEFKENLKIKLKPLQETLENFKDVKFTWNQTAEQIQIQTQHTERRIKEEFQKLHQFLRYEEAARIAALREEEEQKSQMMKEKMEKMSREISSLSDTIRAIEEEMGAEDVSFLQNYRTTITRTQCRLEHPERLSGALIHVEKHLENLKFTVWEKMLEIIHYTPVTLNPITAHPLLVLSKDLTRVIFSDEIQNRPDNPERFDEYVAVLGSEGFNSGTNCWDVDVGNTFWMLGVMTESAERKGNVYSRSGIWYMGYYDDKFIAGSSPKPETLLSVNMSLQNIRVTLDWDGGKLSFSDAVNNTHLHTLTHTFTERVFPYFETYCKLSPLRILPVKVRVSVEHQS